One region of Quercus lobata isolate SW786 chromosome 2, ValleyOak3.0 Primary Assembly, whole genome shotgun sequence genomic DNA includes:
- the LOC115962476 gene encoding uncharacterized protein LOC115962476, which translates to MSVARLSTEDNNRESKKAKRGASLVLGFSDENKIRTIQPNDDTLVVTLRIGGFDVKRVLVDQGTVVEVMYPDLYRGLNLKPEDLTAYDSPLVSFEGKTVTLRGQIRLPIQTDLDVVEVDFIIVDAYSPYTAIVARPWLHALEAISSTLHQKVKYPSKGQVKEIVGNQTMARQCMVAAISRRPNVKPSTSTGNSL; encoded by the coding sequence ATGTCTGTGGCTCGACTCTCTACCGAGGATAACAATCGGGAGTCCAAAAAGGCCAAGAGGGGAGCTTCACTTGTGCTGGGATTCTCGGACGAAAATAAGATCAGAACCATCCAACCCAACGACGATACTCTGGTAGTTACACTCAGGATTGGGGGATTTGATGTGAAGAGAGTACTGGTAGATCAAGGCACTGTtgtggaagtaatgtacccCGACCTGTACAGGGGGCTGAATTTAAAACCTGAAGACCTGACGGCGTACGATTCCCCTTTGGTAAGTTTCGAGGGGAAGACCGTTACTCTAAGGGGCCAGATCAGATTGCCCATACAGACCGATTTGGacgtggtggaggtggatttcatCATAGTCGATGCCTATTCACCCTACACAGCTATTGTGgctagaccttggcttcatgccctaGAGGCTATCTCTTCTACACtacaccaaaaggtgaaatacCCGTCGAAGGGCCAAGTTAAAGAGATTGTGGGGAATCAGACCATGGCCAGGCAGTGCATGGTGGCTGCCATCTCACGCCGACCCAATGTTAAGCCCTCGACCTCTACTGGAAATagcttatag